The Microbacterium trichothecenolyticum sequence CGCACTCGTCGATGGGCGCGTCGTAGTCGTAAGACGTGACGATCGGGTCGAACCGGCCCTTGTCGTTCGCGCCGTTGGTCGTGCCGAAGTTCGTGCCGCCGTGGACCATGTAGATGTTCACCGACGCCCCGGCCGCGAGCAGCACGTCGAGATCATGCGCGGAGGCGGCGGGGTCGGTCGTGTGGTGGATGCTGCCCCACCAGTCGAACCAGCCGTCCCAGAACTCGCTGCACATGAGCGGGCCCGTGGGCTGGTGCTCGCGGAGGGTCGCGAGGCGCTCCTCCGAACGGGAGCCGAACGAGCCGGTGAGGTGCAGCTCGGGCAGGCTCCCCGCCTCGAGCATCCACGGCATGGGTTGGTCGACGGTGGTCAGCGGCACCGTGATGCCGGCATCCTTCGTCACCCGCACGAGCTCGCGCAGATACTCCTTGTCGGAGCCGTAGGCGCCGTACTCGTTCTCGATCTGCACGAGCACGACGTTGCCCCCGCGATCGATCTGCCGCGGCGCGACGATCTCGTACACGCGCCGCAGGTACTCCGACACGGCCGCGACGAACTGCGGCTCCGAGCGACGGATGCCGATGCCCGGCGTCGAGGTCAGCCACACGGGCAGCCCGCCGTTGTGCCACTCCGCGCAGATGTAGGGCCCCGGGCGCACGATCGCGTGCAGTCCCTCGTCGGCGATCAGGTCGAGGAAGCGTCCGAGGTCGTTCCAGCCCGTGGCATCCCACTCGCCCTTCACCGGTTCGTGGGCGTTCCACGCGACGTAGGTCTCGATGGTGTTCAGGCCCATCGCCTTGGCCGTGCGGATGCGGTCGGCCCAGTGCTCGGGGTGGATGCGGAAGTAGTGCAGCGTTCCCGAGATGACCTGGTATGGCTGGTCGTCGAGGAGGAAGTCGGTCTCGCCGATGGAGAAAGTGCTCACGGTGTCTTTCGAGGTCAGGCCAGCCGCGCGCGCACGCGCGCCCAGGCCAAGGCGGGGAGGGTGAGACGCAGGATGCCGTCGTCGCCGACGTGGACGTCGAGGGTCGCGGGGGCGACGGGCTCGGCGTCGGCGGAGTTGGTGGTGTGGCGGTCACCGCCCGCGGGAACGGTGATGACCACGGCCTCGACGTCGGTCACCGCGCCGAGATCGAGCTCGACCTCGGTGGCGGCGTCGAGCTCGCGGTGCGCGAGGAACACCGACACGGCGTCGCCGTCGACGGTGGCGACCGTGTCGACCGCGTCCACCGCGCCGTGGCGGGCGGTGTCGATCGTCGCGCCTTCGACGCGGGGGATCACGACGCGGCCCGTCGCGGCGCGCGCGGTGAGGGCGAAGGGGTGGAAGGTGCTCTGCCGCCACGCCGGCCCGCCGCCGGGCTCGGTGCGAATCGGCGCGATGACGTTCACCAGCTGGGCGAGGTTCGCCATCGACACGCGGTCGGAGCGCCGGATGAGGGTGATGAGGAGCGATCCGACGACCACGGCGTCGGTGACGGTGTAGTCGTCCTCGATGAGGCGGGGAGCGACGGGCCAGTCGCCGGTGAACACGCGCGGCTTGTCGACCTCGTTCCAGCGGGTCTGGTTCCAGACGTTCCACTCGTCGACGCTGATGCCGATGGTGCCGCCGTCGGGGGTCGTCGCGCCGACCTCGTCGATGATGTCGATCACGTCGGCGATGTAGCGGTCGAGCGCGGCCCCGCTGGCGAGGAAGCTGGCCGGGTCGGTCGGGTCCTCCTCGTAGTAGGCGTGCACCGAGATGTGGTCGATGAGACCGGCGGTGTGGCGCAGCACCGTACGCTCCCACTCGCCGAAGGTCGGCATCTCGTGATTGGAGCTGCCGGCGGCCACGAGCTCGACGTTCGGATCGATGAAACGCATCATGCGCGCGGTCTCGGCGGCGAGACGGCCGTACTCGTCGGCGGTCTTGTGGCCGATCTGCCACGGACCGTCCATCTCGTTGCCGAGGCACCACAGTCGGATGCCGAAGGGCTCCTCGCGCCCGTTCGCGCGGCGCCGGTCGCTCAGGGCGGTGCCCGAGGGGTGGTTGGCGTATTCGAGCAGGTCGGCCGCCTCCGCCACACCACGCGTGCCGAGGTTGACCGCCTCCATGACCTCGAACCCGGCGGCATCCGCCCAGTCCGCGAACTCGTGCAGGCCCACCCGATTGGTCTCGGTGCTGTGCCACGCGGCATCCAGGCGCACCGGACGCTCCTCGCGGGGCCCGACACCGTCCTCCCAGCGGTAGCCCGAGACGAAGTTGCCGCCGGGGTAGCGCACGACGGTCGCGCCCAGCTCGCGCACGAGCTCGAGCACATCGGCGCGGAAGCCGTCGGCGTCGGCGGTCTCGTGACCGGGGGAATGGATGCCGTCGTACACGCAACGGCCCATGTGCTCGACGAACGAGCCGAACAGGCGGCGGGGCACCTCGGCGCCGGCGGCTTCGCGGTCGACGGTGATGCGGGTGGGGGTGGTCATTGCTCTCCTGGCGCGGAAACGGGTGGGGCGGGTCGCATGCGGCGCACGCGACCCGCCCCGGGAACTGCTTACTTGTTGACCGAGAAGCCCTGGTCGTTGCCGTACTGCACGAGCTGGTCCTGCCACGCGGTGAGGCCCGCGTTCAGGTCGCCCTTGGTGGCGTAGGCCTGGCCCACGGTGTCGTTGAAGATGCTGTTCGCGTACACCTGGTAGGGCAGGTAGCTCCAGCCCTCACGCACCTCGCTGGACGCCTGCGTGAGCACCTGGTTGATCTGCTGGCCACCGAAGTAGTCCGACGCCTGGTCGACGAAGGCCGGGTCGTTCAGCTGCGCGGTGGTCGAGGGGAAGCCGCCCGACTCGGCGAAGATCTTCAAGCTCTCCGGGTCGTTGTTCAGCCACTTGAGGAACCCGGCCGCGAGGGCGGGGTTCTTGCTCTGCTTGGTCACGGCCTGGCCACCGCCACCGTTCTCGGCCGTGACGGCCTTGCCGTCGTAGGTCGGGATGGGAGCGACAGCCCACTTGCCGGCGCCGTCGGGGACCGAGGACTCCAGCACGCCCGGCATCCACGCGCCGATGACCAGCGAGGCGATCGAGCCGTCACCGAGGCCCTTGAACCACTCGTCGCTCCAGCTCGGGGTGTCCGAGATCAGGCCGCCCTCGATGAGGCGGTTCCAGTTGTCGGCGAAGGTCTTCGAGCCGTCGTCCTGCAGGTCGATCGTGACATCGGTGCCCGAGGTCGTGAACGGCGTGCCGCCCGCCTGCCAGATCATGCTCGTGGTGAAGCCGGCGTCGCCGGTGTCGGCGGTGATGAACTTGGTCGGGTCGGCCGCGTGCAGCTTCTGCGCGGCGGCGTAGTACTGGTCCCAGGTGGTGGGGACGGCGATGCCGAACTGGTCGAACACGGCCTTGTTGTAGAACAGCGCCATGGGGCCGGAGTCCTGCGGCAGACCGTAGATTCTGCCGTCGAAGTCGACCGAGTTCCAGGTGCCGGAGCTGTAGTCGCCCTCGAGGTCGGCGAAACCGTACGACGACAGGTCGAGCAGCGAGTCCGACAGGGCGAACTGCGGGAAGGCGTAGTACTCGATCTGCACGACGTCGGGGGCGCCCGAACCGGCCTTGATCGCGTTCTGGAGTTTGGCGTACTCGTCCTTGTTGGTGCCCGCGTTGACGTAGTTCACCTTGACGTTCGGGTACTTCTTCTGGAACGCCGCGACCTGCGCCTCGGCCGAGGGAGTCCACGACCAGTACGTGATCTCGCCGCCGGACTCGAGGGCCTTCTCGATGTCGTCGGCCGAGCCGGCGGCGCCGCCGCCACCGGTGGTGCCGCCCGAGCACGCGGTGAGCGCGCCCACCGACAGGGCGGTGGCGGCCACGGCGAAGACGGCCCGCCGAGCGGCGGTGCTCTTACGGATGAATGTCATCGGGATTCCTTCACTTCGTTGTTGTGGATTCCGGGGCAGGACGCACCGGTGGAGGGGAGTCAGCGGATCACTGCTTGACGCTGCCGGCGCTCAGGCCCGACTGCCAGAAGCGCTGCAGCAGCAGGAACGCGGCGACGATCGGGATGATCGACAGCAGCGCCCCGGTGATCACGAGGTTGTAGATGGGCTGCGCTGCAACACCGGTCGCCTGCGCGTTCCACTGGTTCAGGCCCACCGTGAGGGGGTACCACTGCGGGTCGCTCAGCATGATGAGCGGCAGGAAGTAGTTGTTCCACGTCGCCACCACCGCGAACAGCAGCACGGTGACGATGCCGGGGGTCAGCAGGCGGATCGAGATCGTGAAGAACGTGCGGAACTCGCCCGCACCGTCCATGCGCGCGGCCTCGAGCAGTTCGGTGGGGATGGCGTCGGTCGCGTACACCCAGATGAGGTAGAGGCCGAAGGGGCTGATGAGGGAGGGGATGATGATCGCCCACGGGGTGTTGGTGAGGCCCAGCTGGCTGAACAGCAGGAAGGTCGGCACCGCGAGCGCCGTACCCGGGACGGCGATCGCGCCGAGCACGACGGCGAACACCGCCTTGCGCCCGCGGAAGTTGTACTTGGCCAACCCGTATCCCGCGAGGGTCGCGAGCAGGGTCGCCCCGCCGGCGCCGACGACGACGTAGAGCAGCGTGTTCCCGAGCCAGCGCAGGAAGATTCCGTCGCGGTACGTCAGGGTCTGGGCGATGTTGTCGAACAACGCGAAGCTGTTGCCGGGGCCGAGACCGAAGGTGGTGAAAAGGTCGGGCTGGGTCTTGGTGGCGTTGATGACGAGCCAGGCCAGCGGCACGAGCGTGTACAGCAGGTACAGGCCCATGACGATGCTCAGTACGACCGATTTCTTGCCCTGCGTGGGAGACGCGTGGGCGAAGCGGGCGCGCGGGCGCGAGGTCGTCACGGCGACGGTGTCGGTGCGGGGTGCGGTCGCGGTGGTCATCGCGCCTCCTGACGTGAGCCGCGCAGCTGCACGACGTAGGCGATGACGGCGGTGATGACGCCCATGATGATGGCGATCGTGGCGGCGTAGTTGTACTGCTGGCCGGCGAACGACAGGTTGTAGGCGTACATGTTCGGCGTGAAGTACGTCGAGATCGTGTTGGGAGCCAGGGGCTTGAGGATGTTCGGCTCGTTGAAGAGCTGGAAGCTGCCGATGATCGAGAAGATCGTGGCGATGACGATGGCGCCGCGCACCGCGGGAATCTTGATCGAGAAGATGGTGCGCCAGGCTCCGGCTCCGTCGATGGATGCCGCTTCGTAGAGCTCGCCGGGGATGGTCTTCAGCGCGGAGTAGAAGATCAGCATGTTGTAGCCCACGAACTGCCACGTGACGATGTTGCCGATCGACACGAGCATCCACTCCGGCACGAAGGGCTGCACGAAGGTTCCGCCGAGCAGGTCGTTCAGGTTGCGGGTGAGACCGAACTGATCGCCGTAGATGTACCCCCACATGAGCACCGCCACGACGGCGGGCACGGCGTAGGGCAGGAAGATCACGATGCGGTAGAAGCCCGCGGCGTGAAGGCGCGCGCTGTCGATCGCGAGCGCTGCGGCCAGAGCGAGCAGCAGCATGATGGGCACCTGCACGACGAGGAAGATCGCGACGCGGATCAGGCCGTCCCAGAACTGCGGGTCGTTGAAGGCCGTGACGTAGTTGGAGAGCCCGACGAAAGCGTTACCGCCGATGAGCTGGTCGCGGAAGAGGCTCAGGTAGATCGAGTACGCCAGGGGCGCCAGGAAGACGAGCGCGAAGACGAGGGCGAACGGGGCGACGAACAGCCAGCCGCGGTCATCGATTCGTGCGCGCCGTTTGCGCCGCGGAGTGCGCAGCGCGGGCGGGGGTGCCGCGGTGGTCGTCATCGTCCAGTGCCTCATCATTGGTGCGCATCTCGGCCGGGTCGTCGAGATGTTGACGTAAACATACCGCCGCCCCGATAGTGTGTCAACGTCAACATCCCGAAGGGAGCAGCCATGAGCGAGACGACGACGTCGACCGTGATTCCGGCGCGCGGGAGACGGCGCGAGGTCTCGATGGCCGACGTGGCCGCGGCCGCCGGCGTCTCGGGGCAGACCGTCTCGCGCGTGGCCAACGGCCGCACCAACGTCGATCCCGACACGCGTCAGCGCGTGCTCGACGCCATGGCCGCCCTCGGCTACCGCCCGAACAGCGCCGCCCGTGCCCTGCGCTCCGGACGTTTCCGCAGCATCGGCGTGATCATGTTCTCGTTGAGCTCCTACGGCAACACGCGCACGCTCGACGCGCTGGCGTCGATGGCTGCGGCATCCGGGTACTCCATCACGCTCATCACCGTGCAGTCCGCGTCGCAGTCCGACGTGTCGGGGGCGTTCTCGCGTCTGCGCGAACACGCGGTCGACGGGATCGTCATCCTGATCGAGACGCACCGGCTCGGCGAGAACGAGTTGTCGATCCCCTCGGGGCTGCCCGTGGTCGTCGTCGACTCCAGCGCGGACTACCCGTACGCGGTGGTCGACAACGATCAGGCGCAGGGGGCGCGCTTGGCGACGGAACACCTGCTCGACCTCGGTCACGAGACGGTGTGGCACGTGTCGGGACCCCTCGAGTCGTTCGCCGCCGGGCGTCGCCGCGATGCGTGGCGTGCCGCTCTGGAGGACCGTGGATGCCGCGTCCCCGAGGTGCAGATCGGTGACTGGACCGCCGACTCGGGGCATCGTATCGGCGACGCGCTCGCGAACGATCCGGCCGTCACGGCGGTCTTCGCCGCCAACGACCAGATGGCACTCGGCGTCATCCGTGCCCTCCACGAGGCCGGTCGCGACGTGCCGGGCCAGGTGAGCGTCGTCGGCTTCGACGACATGCCCGAGGCGGCGAACTTCTGGCCCCCGCTCACGACGGTGCGACAGCGCTTCGAGCGGGTGGGCGAAGAGGCGATGAGCGCGCTCATCGCCGACATCGAGGGCACCGGCGGCGAGCACGCGCGCACGCTCGTGCCCACTTCGCTCGTGGTGCGGGCGAGCTCCGGCCCGCGGGGCTGAGGCGGTTCGCCCGCCCGCGTCGGCGCGAGGCCCCGCCGCGTCGGGCGAGGGCGTCTGCGGTGCGCGGCTCAGGCGATCGGCGGGCCGATCACGACGTCGGTCGCGGCCTTGGTGGGTGCGAGGATCACGGCATCGCCGGTGAACAGGAACGTCTGCCCGTAGCGCACGTCGATCTCGTAGGTCAGGTACGTGCCGCGCGGGCCGTCCTCGGCGAACCAGGCGCTGTCGGCGGTGAACTCCGCGACGAGGGCGTCCCAGTCCGATCGCGAGGCCGGGGACCAGGCGTAGAAGTCTCCCGTGCCGCCGTCGGTGGCGCAGTTCGGGCCCTGCGCGAGCACGGGGACGGTCGGGGTCGCCGCCGCCCCGTCGGGGAGGACGACCTCCCCCACGGTCGTGCCGGATGCCGGGTCGAGGATGTTGTCGCACGTCGGGGCCACGCGGGCGGCGGCGGGTGCGGTCGCGCGGGGGTCGGTCGACGGAGTCGGGGTCGAGCTCGGTGCGGGCGTGGGCGACGCGTCGGCGGTCGGGTTCGCGCCGTTCGTGGGCGCGGCATCCGCAACGCAGGCCGTGAGGCCCAGCAGAGCCGCCGCGGCGACCGCGAGAATGGCGCACGCGCGCGCGGCGCGGAGGGCGGGAACGGGCACGGTGTCACCTTTGCGGCGCCGCCCCGTTCGCGCGGAACGGGGCGGTCGAGCCGCGTTCGTCGGGGCGAGGAAGCGTTGCGCGCGGCGCGGCGGGTCGCTTAGGCTCACTGTCGACGTCGACATGTTGACGTCAACATCCCCCCACAGGCCGCACCGGAGCGGCCGGAACGGAAACGACGATGACGTCTCGTGTCCTGTCCTTCGCCTGCGCCGCGGCCCTCGTCGCCGGTGCACTGACCGCCGGGGCGGCCGCCGCGCCCCCGCCGGCACGCGCGGCCGACGCCCCGGAGGCCGTGCGCATCACGCCCAATCCCGCGTCGGCCACCGCGGCCTTCGAAGGATGGGGAACGAGCCTGGTGTGGTTCGCCAACGCCACCGGCAACTACCCCGCCGACGTACGGCAGAAGCTCTTCGACGCCGTCTTCGGCGACGAGGGGCTGAACCTCAACATCGCCCGCTACAACGTCGGCGGCGGCAACGCCACCGACGTGCCGCCGTACCTGCGTGCGGGGGGAGCGGTGCCGGGTTTCTGGAACCCCGACCTTCCCGCCACCGACGCCGACGGCGAGATCACCTCGACGTACGCCGACCGCGATCGCTACCGCGACGCGTGGAATCCCGACGACCCGGCGCACTACGACTTCGCCGCCGACTCCGCCCAGAGATGGTGGCTCGACGCGCTCACCGACAAGGTCACGCACTGGGAGGCCTTCAGCAACTCCCCGCCGTACTTCCTCACCGACAGCGGCTTCGTCTCGGGCGGCATCAACGACGCCACGAGCGAGCAGCTCGCCTCGGCCGACATGGAGAAGTTCGCCGGGTATCTGGTGACGGTGGTCGACGAGCTCGAGAAGGCGCACGGCATCCGTTTCGACACGATCGACCCGTTCAACGAGCCGAACACGAACTACTGGTCGACGCGCATCGAGGACGGGCAGCAGTGGCCGTCGGGCGGTCGGCAGGAGGGCGCGCACGTCGGTCCCGAGCGTCAGGACGAGATGATCCGAGCCCTCTCCGCACGCCTCGATCGCGACGACACGACGACGGATGCCGTGATCTCGGCCATGGACGAGACGAACCCGGGCATCTTCGCCCGAAACTGGAACACCTGGTCCGACGCCGCCAGGGACGCGGTCGACCAGCTCAACGTGCACACCTACGGCACCGGCGGACGCCCCGTGGTCCGCGACATCGCCAAGGCCGCCGACAAGCCCCTGTGGATGAGCGAAGTCGAGGGGAACTGGACCGACACCAGCCGCGGGTTCGTCACGAACGACATCGAGAACGGCCTCG is a genomic window containing:
- a CDS encoding glycoside hydrolase family 35 protein, which gives rise to MSTFSIGETDFLLDDQPYQVISGTLHYFRIHPEHWADRIRTAKAMGLNTIETYVAWNAHEPVKGEWDATGWNDLGRFLDLIADEGLHAIVRPGPYICAEWHNGGLPVWLTSTPGIGIRRSEPQFVAAVSEYLRRVYEIVAPRQIDRGGNVVLVQIENEYGAYGSDKEYLRELVRVTKDAGITVPLTTVDQPMPWMLEAGSLPELHLTGSFGSRSEERLATLREHQPTGPLMCSEFWDGWFDWWGSIHHTTDPAASAHDLDVLLAAGASVNIYMVHGGTNFGTTNGANDKGRFDPIVTSYDYDAPIDECGHPTAKFHAFRDVIAKYTAVPELVPTPRPSAPAFEVALTGEGEWMPASTASAVTDDPSTFEDLGHLGALVRYDVELPAFEGRAALVFGEVRDLAWVHVDGAPVGRLSRTLHERALSIPSGARLTVLVEDQGRVNYADRLGEAKGLIGEVTLNGEPLTGWSATAIDLASAVGVGEGATGRALLRGSFSLDAPVDLFLDTSSWGKGFAFVNGFFLGRYWNNVPQNTLYVPAPATRAGANEIVVLELEHAVAAVARFVAAPSLGQLEE
- the arfA gene encoding arabinosylfuranosidase ArfA, whose amino-acid sequence is MTTPTRITVDREAAGAEVPRRLFGSFVEHMGRCVYDGIHSPGHETADADGFRADVLELVRELGATVVRYPGGNFVSGYRWEDGVGPREERPVRLDAAWHSTETNRVGLHEFADWADAAGFEVMEAVNLGTRGVAEAADLLEYANHPSGTALSDRRRANGREEPFGIRLWCLGNEMDGPWQIGHKTADEYGRLAAETARMMRFIDPNVELVAAGSSNHEMPTFGEWERTVLRHTAGLIDHISVHAYYEEDPTDPASFLASGAALDRYIADVIDIIDEVGATTPDGGTIGISVDEWNVWNQTRWNEVDKPRVFTGDWPVAPRLIEDDYTVTDAVVVGSLLITLIRRSDRVSMANLAQLVNVIAPIRTEPGGGPAWRQSTFHPFALTARAATGRVVIPRVEGATIDTARHGAVDAVDTVATVDGDAVSVFLAHRELDAATEVELDLGAVTDVEAVVITVPAGGDRHTTNSADAEPVAPATLDVHVGDDGILRLTLPALAWARVRARLA
- a CDS encoding ABC transporter substrate-binding protein, which gives rise to MTFIRKSTAARRAVFAVAATALSVGALTACSGGTTGGGGAAGSADDIEKALESGGEITYWSWTPSAEAQVAAFQKKYPNVKVNYVNAGTNKDEYAKLQNAIKAGSGAPDVVQIEYYAFPQFALSDSLLDLSSYGFADLEGDYSSGTWNSVDFDGRIYGLPQDSGPMALFYNKAVFDQFGIAVPTTWDQYYAAAQKLHAADPTKFITADTGDAGFTTSMIWQAGGTPFTTSGTDVTIDLQDDGSKTFADNWNRLIEGGLISDTPSWSDEWFKGLGDGSIASLVIGAWMPGVLESSVPDGAGKWAVAPIPTYDGKAVTAENGGGGQAVTKQSKNPALAAGFLKWLNNDPESLKIFAESGGFPSTTAQLNDPAFVDQASDYFGGQQINQVLTQASSEVREGWSYLPYQVYANSIFNDTVGQAYATKGDLNAGLTAWQDQLVQYGNDQGFSVNK
- a CDS encoding carbohydrate ABC transporter permease translates to MGLYLLYTLVPLAWLVINATKTQPDLFTTFGLGPGNSFALFDNIAQTLTYRDGIFLRWLGNTLLYVVVGAGGATLLATLAGYGLAKYNFRGRKAVFAVVLGAIAVPGTALAVPTFLLFSQLGLTNTPWAIIIPSLISPFGLYLIWVYATDAIPTELLEAARMDGAGEFRTFFTISIRLLTPGIVTVLLFAVVATWNNYFLPLIMLSDPQWYPLTVGLNQWNAQATGVAAQPIYNLVITGALLSIIPIVAAFLLLQRFWQSGLSAGSVKQ
- a CDS encoding carbohydrate ABC transporter permease; the protein is MTTTAAPPPALRTPRRKRRARIDDRGWLFVAPFALVFALVFLAPLAYSIYLSLFRDQLIGGNAFVGLSNYVTAFNDPQFWDGLIRVAIFLVVQVPIMLLLALAAALAIDSARLHAAGFYRIVIFLPYAVPAVVAVLMWGYIYGDQFGLTRNLNDLLGGTFVQPFVPEWMLVSIGNIVTWQFVGYNMLIFYSALKTIPGELYEAASIDGAGAWRTIFSIKIPAVRGAIVIATIFSIIGSFQLFNEPNILKPLAPNTISTYFTPNMYAYNLSFAGQQYNYAATIAIIMGVITAVIAYVVQLRGSRQEAR
- a CDS encoding LacI family DNA-binding transcriptional regulator codes for the protein MSETTTSTVIPARGRRREVSMADVAAAAGVSGQTVSRVANGRTNVDPDTRQRVLDAMAALGYRPNSAARALRSGRFRSIGVIMFSLSSYGNTRTLDALASMAAASGYSITLITVQSASQSDVSGAFSRLREHAVDGIVILIETHRLGENELSIPSGLPVVVVDSSADYPYAVVDNDQAQGARLATEHLLDLGHETVWHVSGPLESFAAGRRRDAWRAALEDRGCRVPEVQIGDWTADSGHRIGDALANDPAVTAVFAANDQMALGVIRALHEAGRDVPGQVSVVGFDDMPEAANFWPPLTTVRQRFERVGEEAMSALIADIEGTGGEHARTLVPTSLVVRASSGPRG